Proteins co-encoded in one Salvia splendens isolate huo1 chromosome 4, SspV2, whole genome shotgun sequence genomic window:
- the LOC121798781 gene encoding uncharacterized protein LOC121798781 yields MAKKSKKRLSRHERGQAGCISGLISIFHFRHGPSTKRLLSDRSRVNKQVVGNHPVILDSTEKCESIKVAEEGNMPMLDAAKTSVKELMEEEMCNESENIKDSAMGLEHCNSNNGNHLKKRQKKRSRSRIKSSDLDVTELGTSEHLMPENGIQVQEQRSLDNLDLEMIMEELAQINQRNANGSKNDLCGDHDIPSGQTVNVIEEKLVAAVIVLAEQRLECGKHFGEDGNSCCSKEFMDALKTLSVNKGLLLKQLKDPNSKLVKHVQNLEDARLSRDAITNLLPASSLSEDKAGKLKCDESSSRKHRNFFRRRTKSLESYPVIGDKDLQNHNKIVILKPGQAGAHSPQIDARVSSLRLQSPDMDNKVQNNRNTSQFSFTEIKRMLRHAIGKERQGVSPDRVNIKLSPKLQNSNNGDKGSTGESLCWSSPNRNHFYTERFLTSSPSFKKGEPVRNLKDGSSAAANETSQNSRLGGSNIYVEAKKHLSEMLNNGGETPESVTRQLPKSLGRILSLPEYNNGTPCCSPRKYGDDIFVTTQVRLSPRAMGRSDLSGLLQENLNNHLSPRKQYLDSQPVSSSSNCNDKIQSLDTSDKITLSDDQEHFIEIQSVNEDTLNHEAQSLPGVVADTEEMAESKHEEEEKIITNSSESSNDLIGGDIENEDTREVDNTQVPSQLSADCSPYSDLPFSGEDKSLSSPESPPSGPAIAENDDSDCTMYKLERPSPISVLEPLFTDDDISPASTTSQPVVREIQPRHIHFEEQSFASDQGICTRISLEDEESAFEYVEAVLLGSGLNWDEFLLRWISMHEILDSSLFDEVELFSSRPKHDQKLLFDCANAALKEVCEKYFGRFSGTSHVKMNNQVAPRGMDLIHEIWKLVEWHLLQLPQPHSLEQLVKADLVRSRKWMVLQSDVEFIVSEMGETIFTELVEETVLIFLDDTLECEFALFQNESDAIEATDL; encoded by the exons ATGGCAAAGAAATCAAAGAAGCGCCTTTCGAGACATGAAAGAGGCCAAGCAGGTTGCATATCGGGTTTAATTAGCATATTTCACTTCCGCCATGGGCCATCCACCAAACGTTTGCTTTCAGATAGAAGCCGTGTGAACAAGCAAGTAGTTG GAAACCATCCCGTTATACTTGATTCGACTGAAAAATGCGAAAGCATCAAG GTCGCTGAAGAAGGTAATATGCCTATGCTTGATGCTGCTAAAACGAGCGTAAAGGAACTCATGGAAGAAGAGATGTGTAATGAGTCTGAAAACATTAAAGATTCTGCTATGGGTTTGGAACATTGTAACTCAAATAACGGAAATCATCTCAAAAAACGTCAAAAGAAAAGAAGCAGAAGCCGCATCAAGTCTAGTGATCTAGATGTCACTGAGCTGGGCACCTCTGAACACCTGATGCCCGAGAATGGTATCCAGGTTCAAGAGCAAAGGTCCTTAGATAATCTCGATCTGGAAATGATAATGGAAGAGTTGGCACAGATCAACCAGAGAAATGCAAATGGCTCGAAGAATGACCTTTGTGGTGATCATGATATACCGTCTGGTCAGACTGTTAACGTCATTGAAGAAAAGTTGGTTGCAGCTGTAATAGTGCTTGCAGAGCAGCGCCTGGAATGCGGTAAGCATTTTGGGGAAGACGGGAATAGTTGTTGCTCAAAAGAGTTCATGGATGCTCTGAAAACATTGAGTGTAAATAAGGGCTTGCTGTTGAAGCAACTAAAGGATCCAAACTCGAAACTGGTTAAACATGTGCAGAATTTAGAGGATGCTCGATTAAGCAGAGATGCAATAACCAATTTGCTGCCAGCATCCAGTTTGTCCGAGGATAAGGCGGGAAAATTAAAATGTGATGAATCCAGTAGCCGTAAACACCGAAATTTCTTCCGGAGACGGACCAAGTCGCTGGAGAGCTACCCTGTAATAGGGGATAAAGATCTTCAGAATCATAATAAAATTGTCATACTGAAACCCGGGCAAGCAGGGGCACATAGCCCTCAAATTGATGCCAGAGTTAGCAGCCTTCGTTTGCAGTCTCCTGACATGGACAATAAGGTGCAGAACAATAGAAATACATCCCAGTTCTCGTTTACTGAAATAAAAAGGATGCTCAGGCATGCAATCGGGAAGGAACGACAAGGAGTCAGTCCTGATAGGGTTAATATCAAGTTGAGTCCTAAGCTACAAAATAGCAATAATGGCGACAAAGGCAGTACAGGAGAAAGTCTTTGCTGGAGTTCTCCAAATAGGAACCATTTCTATACTGAAAGATTTTTAACATCTTCTCCTAGCTTTAAGAAGGGTGAACCAGTTAGAAATTTGAAGGATGGGAGTTCAGCGGCCGCGAACGAAACCAGccaaaattcaagactagggGGATCTAACATCTATGTCGAGGCTAAAAAGCATCTCTCTGAGATGCTGAATAATGGAGGTGAAACCCCGGAGTCAGTAACTCGGCAGTTGCCAAAGTCTCTTGGTAGAATCCTCTCTCTTCCTGAGTATAATAATGGTACCCCTTGCTGCAGCCCTAGAAAATACGGTGATGATATCTTCGTAACGACCCAGGTCAGATTGTCTCCTCGTGCCATGGGTAGGAGTGATTTGAGTGGTCTTTTGCAAGAAAACCTTAACAATCATCTGAGTCCGAGAAAGCAATATTTGGATAGTCAGCCAGTCAGCTCTAGTAGCAACTGCAATGACAAGATACAGTCTCTGGATACGAGTGATAAGATCACACTCAGTGATGATCAAGAACATTTCATTGAAATTCAATCTGTCAATGAAGATACTTTAAATCATGAAG CTCAAAGCTTGCCTGGAGTAGTTGCAGACACAGAAGAAATGGCTGAATCAAAGCATGAGGAAGAGGAAAAGATCATTACTAATTCATCTGAATCATCTAATGATTTGATTGGTGGAGATATTGAGAATGAAGATACTAGAGAAGTAGACAACACACAAGTTCCTTCTCAGTTATCAGCAGACTGTTCTCCATACTCCGATTTG CCTTTTTCTGGTGAAGATAAATCACTGTCATCACCAGAGTCCCCTCCAAGCGGTCCAGCAATTGCTGAAAATGATGATTCGGACTGCACAATGTACAAATTGGAGCGACCCAGTCCGATATCTGTTCTTGAGCCATTATTCACAGATGATGACATCAGCCCTGCAAGCACCACATCTCAACCAG TTGTCAGAGAAATCCAGCCACGTCATATCCATTTTGAAGAACAATCTTTTGCTAGTGACCAAGGAATTTGTACAAGAATTTCTCTCGAGGATGAGGAATCTGCGTTTGAGTATGTGGAAGCCGTGCTGCTGGGCTCTGGTTTAAACTGGGATGAATTTCTTTTGAGATGGATTTCTATGCATGAGATCCTTGACTCGTCATTATTTGATGAAGTCGAGTTATTCTCTAGCCGACCCAAACATGATCAGAAACTCCTCTTCGACTGTGCCAATGCAGCTTTAAAGGAGGTGTGTGAGAAATACTTTGGACGCTTTTCAGGGACATCCCATGTCAAAATGAATAACCAAGTGGCCCCAAGAGGGATGGACCTGATCCATGAGATATGGAAACTTGTCGAATGGCATCTGCTTCAGCTTCCACAGCCTCACTCTCTCGAACAGCTTGTCAAAGCAGACTTAGTGAGATCCAGAAAATGGATGGTCCTCCAATCGGATGTCGAGTTTATTGTTTCAGAGATGGGGGAGACCATTTTCACAGAACTGGTGGAGGAAACGGTACTGATCTTTTTGGATGACACATTAGAGTGTGAGTTTGCATTGTTCCAAAATGAATCTGATGCCATTGAAGCCACCGACTTGTAG